A stretch of the Anaeromyxobacter sp. genome encodes the following:
- the actP gene encoding cation/acetate symporter ActP produces MTSSLGTTSVSAVLFFFVIIAITLVITYWAARKTKTSSEYYAAGRSVSALQNGFALAGDYMSAASFLGISGMVALSGYDGMIYATGWLMGWPALMFLVAEPLRNLGKFTFADVVAFRLRQKPVRIAAAIGGILTVLFYTIAQMVGSGHLIRLMFGMPYELAEILVGIVMLAYVLFGGMLATTWVQIIKAVLLLCGVTLLTFLTLRQFGFNPVTLYTRVVEMYPAAGGDPLKSALAPGALTKSPIEAISLGLALMFGLLGLPHILMRFYTVPDAKAARKSVLYATGLIGYFYVIIPIVGFGAAVLLKANVVKDGVVTSLAGRDLVTYFDKGGNMAAPLLGELLGGQAFLGFIAAVAFATILAVVAGLTLAGASAYSHDIYVSVIKNGRATEEEQVKVAKIATIVFGVMAVALGILFKDENVAFMVGLAFAIAASANFPALLLSVLWKPFTTMGAVWSIVVGALSSSTLIVLSPTVWGSVFKHFDALGNPVGLFPYKNPAIFSMTAAFAAGILVSLLTPEKDAQEKFEDEKLRTYLGVGAE; encoded by the coding sequence ATGACCTCCTCCCTCGGGACCACCTCGGTCTCGGCCGTCCTCTTCTTCTTCGTCATCATCGCCATCACCCTGGTCATCACCTACTGGGCGGCGCGCAAGACCAAGACCTCCTCCGAGTACTACGCGGCCGGCCGCAGCGTCTCGGCGCTGCAGAACGGCTTCGCCCTGGCCGGCGACTACATGTCGGCCGCCTCCTTCCTGGGCATCTCGGGCATGGTGGCGCTGTCGGGCTACGACGGGATGATCTACGCCACCGGCTGGCTGATGGGCTGGCCGGCGCTGATGTTCCTGGTGGCCGAGCCGCTGCGCAACCTCGGCAAGTTCACCTTCGCCGACGTGGTGGCCTTCCGGCTGCGCCAGAAGCCGGTGCGCATCGCCGCGGCCATCGGCGGCATCCTCACCGTGCTCTTCTACACCATCGCCCAGATGGTCGGCTCCGGGCACCTCATCCGGCTCATGTTCGGCATGCCCTACGAGCTGGCCGAGATCCTGGTGGGCATCGTCATGCTGGCCTACGTGCTCTTCGGCGGCATGCTGGCCACCACCTGGGTGCAGATCATCAAGGCGGTGCTGCTGCTGTGCGGCGTCACCCTGCTCACCTTCCTGACGCTGCGGCAGTTCGGCTTCAACCCGGTCACCCTCTACACCCGGGTGGTGGAGATGTACCCGGCGGCCGGCGGCGACCCGCTCAAGAGCGCCCTGGCCCCCGGCGCGCTGACCAAGAGCCCCATCGAGGCCATCTCGCTGGGCCTGGCGCTCATGTTCGGCCTGCTCGGCCTGCCGCACATCCTGATGCGCTTCTACACGGTGCCCGACGCCAAGGCGGCCCGGAAGTCGGTGCTCTACGCCACCGGCCTGATCGGCTACTTCTACGTCATCATCCCCATCGTGGGCTTCGGGGCGGCGGTGCTGCTCAAGGCCAACGTGGTCAAGGACGGCGTGGTGACGTCGCTGGCCGGGCGCGACCTGGTCACCTACTTCGACAAGGGCGGCAACATGGCGGCGCCGCTGCTGGGCGAGCTGCTGGGCGGCCAGGCCTTCCTGGGCTTCATCGCCGCGGTGGCCTTCGCCACCATCCTGGCGGTGGTGGCCGGCCTGACCCTGGCCGGCGCCTCCGCCTACAGCCACGACATCTACGTCTCGGTCATCAAGAACGGTCGGGCCACCGAGGAGGAGCAGGTCAAGGTGGCCAAGATCGCCACCATCGTCTTCGGGGTCATGGCGGTGGCGCTGGGCATCCTCTTCAAGGACGAGAACGTGGCCTTCATGGTGGGCCTGGCCTTCGCCATCGCCGCCTCGGCCAACTTCCCGGCGCTGCTGCTCTCGGTGCTGTGGAAGCCCTTCACCACCATGGGCGCCGTCTGGTCGATCGTGGTGGGCGCGCTCTCCTCCTCCACCCTGATCGTCCTGTCGCCCACCGTCTGGGGCAGCGTCTTCAAGCACTTCGACGCCCTCGGCAACCCGGTGGGGCTCTTCCCGTACAAGAACCCGGCCATCTTCTCGATGACCGCCGCCTTCGCCGCCGGCATCCTGGTGTCGCTGCTGACGCCGGAGAAGGACGCCCAGGAGAAGTTCGAGGACGAGAAGCTCCGCACCTACCTCGGCGTCGGCGCCGAGTAG
- a CDS encoding DUF485 domain-containing protein, translated as MSTASKLQQPDAGAKKSARELIDSPDFKALVKKRWTVSFSLLAVLFVGYYGYILVVATNKEWVASTVSSEPGAVVTVGIPLGIGAIVLAWVLTAIYVWWANAVYDPEVQRLKDQLKH; from the coding sequence ATGTCGACCGCTTCCAAGCTGCAGCAGCCCGATGCGGGCGCCAAGAAGAGCGCCCGCGAGCTCATCGACTCGCCCGACTTCAAGGCGCTGGTGAAGAAGCGCTGGACCGTCAGCTTCAGCCTGCTGGCCGTCCTCTTCGTCGGCTACTACGGCTACATCCTGGTGGTGGCCACCAACAAGGAGTGGGTGGCCAGCACCGTCTCGTCCGAGCCGGGCGCCGTGGTCACCGTGGGCATCCCGCTCGGCATCGGCGCCATCGTGCTGGCCTGGGTCCTGACCGCCATCTACGTCTGGTGGGCCAACGCCGTCTACGACCCCGAGGTCCAGCGGCTCAAGGACCAGCTGAAGCACTGA
- a CDS encoding cyclic nucleotide-binding domain-containing protein, which produces MASLDPVAYLRATPPFHALPPALFDEAARALEVGYYPAGSTLVRVGAAPLGHLYVIRKGSVRLEREGQLLQVLEEGETFGYTSLLTGKATIDVVVEDDLLAYRLPAEEFQRLLSNAQFAGHFAVGLSQRLRSSLEHSPVTTFKADLHLEVQQLVRRPAVWVEADATVGQAAQVMRDQRISSVLVRTDPPGIVTDRDFRNRVLAAGLGPDTPLTAVLSRPIRTVDGATPISAAWTSLLDSGGHHLPVRRGEAIVGVLTSTDLLKCHAPGPVAVLRRVERLSDRSALPGYGIKVTEMASALLAGGLEADVIAGYVARLNDALVRRVLAFAEADLGPPPAPYAWLVMGSEGRMEQTLLTDQDNALVFDDEGEPHRAWFQSLAERVNADLEAAGFPRCSGGYMASAWNGTLSEWVQRFAGWFEARKPQELLEASTFFDIRRVAGELDLEPLEEALSHTAQHPVFLRFLARAALDLRTPGSLMMRLRESAELDLKMQGLSPIVCLARCYGLEIGSRERNTRGRLEAAVKAGLMSQEVFGTISEAYKFLLGLRLRMQLRLLAEGKPAVNKVALTDLSGIERSRLKDSFRAVKAWQEMAAYHYQASF; this is translated from the coding sequence ATGGCCTCGCTCGACCCCGTCGCGTACCTGCGCGCCACGCCCCCCTTCCACGCCCTGCCGCCGGCGCTCTTCGACGAGGCGGCCCGGGCGCTGGAGGTGGGCTACTACCCGGCCGGCAGCACCCTGGTGCGGGTCGGCGCCGCGCCGCTCGGCCACCTCTACGTCATCCGCAAGGGCTCGGTGCGCCTGGAGCGCGAGGGGCAGCTGCTGCAGGTGCTGGAGGAGGGCGAGACCTTCGGCTACACCTCGCTGCTCACCGGCAAGGCCACCATCGACGTGGTGGTGGAGGACGACCTGCTGGCCTACCGGCTGCCGGCGGAGGAGTTCCAGCGCCTGCTCTCCAACGCGCAGTTCGCCGGCCACTTCGCGGTGGGGCTGTCGCAGCGGCTGCGCAGCAGCCTGGAGCACTCGCCGGTCACCACCTTCAAGGCCGACCTGCACCTCGAGGTGCAGCAGCTGGTGCGGCGGCCGGCCGTCTGGGTGGAGGCCGACGCCACGGTGGGCCAGGCCGCCCAGGTCATGCGCGACCAGCGCATCAGCTCGGTGCTGGTGCGCACCGACCCGCCCGGCATCGTCACCGACCGGGACTTCCGCAACCGGGTGCTGGCCGCCGGCCTGGGGCCGGACACGCCGCTCACCGCCGTGCTGTCGCGTCCCATCCGCACGGTGGACGGCGCCACGCCCATCTCGGCCGCCTGGACCAGCCTGCTCGACTCGGGCGGCCACCACCTGCCGGTGCGGCGCGGCGAGGCCATCGTGGGGGTGCTCACCTCCACCGACCTCCTCAAGTGCCACGCGCCCGGGCCGGTGGCGGTGCTGCGGCGGGTCGAGCGGCTCTCCGACCGCTCCGCGCTGCCCGGCTACGGCATCAAGGTCACCGAGATGGCCTCGGCGCTGCTGGCCGGCGGCCTGGAGGCCGACGTCATCGCCGGCTACGTGGCGCGCCTCAACGACGCCCTGGTGCGCCGGGTGCTGGCCTTCGCCGAGGCCGATCTGGGCCCGCCGCCGGCCCCCTACGCCTGGCTGGTCATGGGCTCGGAGGGGCGCATGGAGCAGACCCTGCTGACCGACCAGGACAACGCGCTGGTCTTCGACGACGAGGGCGAGCCGCACCGGGCCTGGTTCCAGTCGCTGGCCGAGCGCGTCAACGCCGACCTGGAGGCGGCCGGCTTCCCCCGCTGCAGCGGCGGCTACATGGCCTCCGCCTGGAACGGCACCCTCTCCGAGTGGGTGCAGCGCTTCGCCGGCTGGTTCGAGGCGCGCAAGCCGCAGGAGCTGCTGGAGGCCTCCACCTTCTTCGACATCCGGCGGGTGGCCGGTGAGCTGGACCTGGAGCCGCTGGAGGAGGCGCTCAGCCACACGGCCCAGCACCCGGTCTTCCTGCGCTTCCTGGCCCGCGCCGCGCTGGACCTGAGGACGCCCGGCTCGCTCATGATGCGGCTGCGCGAGTCGGCCGAGCTGGACCTCAAGATGCAGGGGCTCTCCCCCATCGTCTGCCTGGCGCGCTGCTACGGCCTGGAGATCGGCTCGCGCGAGCGCAACACCCGCGGCCGGCTGGAGGCGGCCGTCAAGGCCGGGCTGATGAGCCAGGAGGTCTTCGGCACCATCTCGGAGGCCTACAAGTTCCTGCTCGGGCTGCGGCTCCGCATGCAGCTGCGCCTGCTGGCGGAGGGGAAGCCGGCGGTGAACAAGGTGGCCCTCACCGACCTCTCCGGCATCGAGCGGAGCCGCCTCAAGGACTCCTTCCGCGCCGTCAAGGCCTGGCAGGAGATGGCCGCCTACCACTACCAGGCCAGCTTCTGA
- a CDS encoding 3'-5' exonuclease, translated as MLFHSPAWDSVVYWSLDIETGGLDAKRDPILAVGMLPVRAGILRLGEAYQSLIRPEAGRVIKPESVRAHQLVQGEVDAAPALGDVLLEVDRRLREGALLVHHQAIDVVFLKRAYARLGRTWPKPPVVDTVELIHKLDRKTRFIRPADAQPDVPSTNLSETRRRHGLPDYQAHDALTDAIATAELFLVLREALHAKTLRDL; from the coding sequence GTGCTCTTCCACTCGCCCGCCTGGGACTCGGTCGTCTACTGGTCCCTCGACATCGAGACCGGCGGCCTGGACGCCAAGCGGGACCCCATCCTCGCCGTGGGCATGCTCCCGGTGCGCGCCGGCATCCTCAGGCTGGGCGAGGCCTACCAGTCGCTGATCCGCCCGGAGGCGGGGCGGGTCATCAAGCCCGAGTCGGTGCGGGCCCACCAGCTGGTGCAGGGTGAGGTGGACGCCGCCCCCGCGCTGGGCGACGTGCTGCTGGAGGTGGACCGCCGCCTGCGCGAGGGGGCGCTGCTGGTGCACCACCAGGCCATCGACGTGGTGTTCCTCAAGCGGGCCTACGCCCGGCTGGGGCGCACCTGGCCCAAGCCGCCGGTGGTGGACACGGTGGAGCTGATCCACAAGCTGGACCGCAAGACCCGCTTCATCCGGCCGGCCGACGCCCAGCCCGACGTCCCCAGCACCAACCTCTCCGAGACCCGCCGCCGCCACGGCCTGCCCGACTACCAGGCCCACGACGCGCTCACCGACGCCATCGCCACCGCCGAGCTCTTCCTGGTGCTGCGCGAGGCGCTGCACGCCAAGACCCTCCGGGACCTCTAG
- a CDS encoding metallophosphoesterase family protein, protein MKRALIADIHANLEGLTACLEHAREHGADGYAFVGDLVGYGGDPAAVLELVRGLAAEGAPVVRGNHDAAILDSGSDTMNKSAEAAVEWTRGQLDEGQRAFLAGLPLTARQDDVLYVHASADRPADWTYVSDPLRAGQSLDATSATYVFSGHVHEPMLYYMAGGGRPVAFRPVAGVAIPVPAHRRWLAIVGSAGQPRDGNTAAAYALLDTTRRTLTFHRVPYQWSKAAARIRAAGLPEGLARRLERGE, encoded by the coding sequence ATGAAGCGCGCCCTCATCGCCGACATCCACGCCAACCTGGAGGGGCTGACCGCCTGCCTGGAGCACGCCCGCGAGCACGGGGCGGACGGGTACGCCTTCGTGGGCGACCTGGTGGGCTACGGCGGGGACCCGGCGGCGGTGCTGGAGCTGGTGCGGGGCCTGGCGGCCGAGGGCGCCCCGGTGGTGCGCGGCAACCACGACGCCGCCATCCTCGACAGCGGCTCGGACACCATGAACAAGAGCGCCGAGGCGGCGGTGGAGTGGACCCGCGGCCAGCTCGACGAGGGCCAGCGGGCCTTCCTGGCCGGGCTGCCGCTGACGGCGCGCCAGGACGACGTGCTCTACGTGCACGCCAGCGCCGACCGGCCGGCCGACTGGACCTACGTCTCGGATCCGCTGCGGGCCGGCCAGAGCCTGGACGCCACCAGCGCCACCTACGTCTTCTCCGGCCACGTGCACGAGCCGATGCTCTACTACATGGCGGGCGGCGGCCGGCCGGTGGCCTTCCGGCCGGTGGCCGGCGTGGCCATCCCGGTGCCGGCCCACCGGCGCTGGCTGGCCATCGTGGGCTCGGCCGGCCAGCCGCGCGACGGCAACACCGCCGCCGCCTACGCCCTGCTCGACACCACCCGGCGGACCCTGACCTTCCACCGGGTGCCCTACCAGTGGTCCAAGGCGGCCGCCCGCATCCGGGCGGCCGGGCTGCCGGAAGGCCTGGCGCGGCGGCTGGAGCGGGGGGAGTGA
- a CDS encoding protein kinase, with protein MSGLQPGDVIDGFTVGEKLHAGGQGVIYACAPPPDRPDLDFPLLIKVPRLGPGEPSETVVTYEVEQTVHAAVVGPHLPRFVASGDLARQPYLVMERIEGQSLKDWAERAPLPAEEVAALGAAIATAVHALHAQEVVHLDLKPANVIIRPDGTAVLVDLGLARHAHFPDLLAEEFRHPMGSGPYISPEQVLGVRWDPRSDLFALGVILYQLSTGEYPHGAPTTQAGLRRRLWHMPASPRKLRPDLPEWLQEVTLRCLEAQAAQRYASAAQVASDLTHPEQVTVGERGRRLRRPGLGTLLKRWIMAAGYEPSPLDRPSQHLVSASIVLAAVATQHKNEQRFQALREVVQRLMAVDGDRRLTCVSVIHPASEFGGGREEDSGTSLRIRHLVLLRHWAEPLGLPPERLSYHVIESSDPAAALLEYAKVNQVEHLVIGAPPSDVPLKGTFVSTRVAAEAGCSVTVVRPRAAG; from the coding sequence GTGAGCGGACTGCAGCCCGGCGACGTCATCGACGGCTTCACCGTGGGCGAGAAGCTGCACGCCGGCGGGCAGGGGGTCATCTACGCCTGCGCGCCGCCCCCCGACCGGCCCGACCTCGACTTCCCGCTGCTCATCAAGGTGCCGCGGCTCGGCCCCGGCGAGCCCTCCGAGACGGTGGTCACCTACGAGGTGGAGCAGACGGTCCACGCCGCGGTGGTCGGCCCGCACCTGCCGCGCTTCGTGGCCTCGGGCGACCTGGCGCGCCAGCCCTACCTGGTGATGGAGCGCATCGAGGGGCAGTCGCTCAAGGACTGGGCGGAGCGCGCGCCGCTGCCGGCCGAGGAGGTGGCGGCGCTGGGGGCGGCCATCGCCACCGCGGTGCACGCCCTGCACGCCCAGGAGGTGGTGCACCTCGACCTCAAGCCGGCCAACGTCATCATCCGGCCGGACGGGACCGCGGTGCTGGTGGACCTCGGGCTGGCGCGCCACGCCCACTTCCCCGACCTGCTGGCGGAGGAGTTCCGCCACCCCATGGGCTCGGGCCCCTACATCTCCCCGGAGCAGGTGCTGGGCGTGCGCTGGGACCCGCGCAGCGACCTCTTCGCCCTGGGCGTCATCCTCTACCAGCTGTCCACCGGCGAGTACCCGCACGGCGCGCCCACCACCCAGGCCGGCCTGCGGCGCCGCCTCTGGCACATGCCCGCCTCGCCGCGCAAGCTGCGCCCGGACCTGCCGGAGTGGCTGCAGGAGGTGACGCTGCGCTGCCTGGAGGCGCAGGCGGCCCAGCGCTACGCCTCGGCGGCGCAGGTGGCCAGCGACCTCACCCACCCGGAGCAGGTGACCGTGGGGGAGCGCGGGCGGCGGCTGCGCCGCCCCGGCCTGGGCACGCTGCTGAAGCGCTGGATCATGGCGGCCGGCTACGAGCCCTCGCCGCTGGACCGGCCCAGCCAGCACCTGGTCTCGGCCTCCATCGTGCTGGCGGCGGTGGCCACGCAGCACAAGAACGAGCAGCGCTTCCAGGCCCTGCGCGAGGTGGTGCAGCGGCTCATGGCGGTGGACGGCGATCGGCGGCTCACCTGCGTCTCGGTGATCCACCCCGCCTCCGAGTTCGGCGGCGGCCGCGAGGAGGACTCCGGCACCAGCCTGCGCATCCGGCACCTGGTGCTGCTGCGCCACTGGGCCGAGCCGCTGGGCCTGCCGCCGGAGCGGCTCTCCTACCACGTCATCGAGTCGAGCGACCCGGCCGCGGCCCTGCTGGAGTACGCCAAGGTGAACCAGGTGGAGCACCTGGTCATCGGCGCCCCGCCCTCCGACGTGCCGCTCAAGGGGACCTTCGTCTCGACGCGGGTGGCGGCGGAGGCGGGCTGCTCGGTGACGGTGGTGCGGCCGCGCGCGGCCGGGTGA
- a CDS encoding MHS family MFS transporter, which produces MAEANVAPAPGKGTGITKEERMVIFASSLGTVFEWYDFYLYGSLAAIISAQFFKAVNETTSFIFALLAFAAGFFVRPFGAIVFGRIGDLIGRKYTFLVTILLMGGATVIVGLLPNYDSIGIAAPIILITMRILQGLALGGEYGGAATYVAEHAPNGKRGFFTAFIQTTATLGLFLSLIVILTCRIVIGKEGFEAWGWRIPFLLSAILVGISVWIRLQLNESPIFKKMKEEGKVTRAPLTESFLRWGNLKIVLLVLFGGVAGQGVVWYTGMFYELFFLLQILKLESQAANLIVAFSLIIGTPFFIIFGALSDKVGRKWIIMAGCLIAALTYFPIFKALTHYANPGLEEAQIANPVTVVADPADCAFQFDPIGKKTFKSSCDQVKSILAKKAIPYLNEAAPAGTIASVRVGATVVQSFNGNEPGIDYKAKNGELAKALTEATKMYPAKADMSRVNTPMVILLLVILVIYVTMVYAPIGAWLVELFPARIRYTSMSLPYHIGNGWFGGFLPTIAFALVAATGDIYYGLWYPIVIALMTFVVGSLFMKDTDTQASIAHID; this is translated from the coding sequence ATGGCTGAAGCGAACGTGGCACCGGCCCCTGGCAAGGGCACTGGAATTACCAAAGAAGAGCGGATGGTTATCTTCGCTTCTTCCCTTGGTACCGTCTTCGAGTGGTACGACTTCTATCTGTACGGCTCGCTGGCTGCCATCATCTCGGCCCAGTTCTTCAAGGCCGTGAACGAGACCACCTCGTTCATCTTCGCCCTCCTCGCTTTCGCCGCCGGCTTCTTCGTCCGCCCGTTCGGCGCCATCGTGTTCGGCCGCATCGGCGACCTGATCGGCCGCAAGTACACCTTCCTCGTCACCATCCTCCTGATGGGCGGCGCCACGGTCATCGTGGGCCTGCTGCCCAACTACGACAGCATCGGCATCGCCGCCCCCATCATCCTCATCACCATGCGCATCCTGCAGGGGCTCGCGCTCGGCGGTGAGTACGGCGGCGCCGCCACCTACGTGGCCGAGCACGCCCCCAACGGCAAGCGCGGCTTCTTCACGGCCTTCATCCAGACCACCGCCACGCTGGGCCTCTTCCTCTCGCTCATCGTGATCCTCACCTGCCGCATCGTCATCGGCAAGGAGGGCTTCGAGGCCTGGGGCTGGCGCATCCCGTTCCTGCTCTCCGCCATCCTGGTGGGCATCTCCGTCTGGATCCGGCTCCAGCTGAACGAGTCGCCGATCTTCAAGAAGATGAAGGAGGAGGGCAAGGTCACCCGCGCGCCGCTGACGGAGTCGTTCCTCCGCTGGGGCAACCTCAAGATCGTGCTCCTGGTCCTCTTCGGCGGCGTGGCCGGCCAGGGCGTGGTCTGGTACACGGGCATGTTCTACGAGCTCTTCTTCCTGCTCCAGATCCTCAAGCTGGAGAGCCAGGCCGCCAACCTCATCGTGGCCTTCTCGCTGATCATCGGCACGCCGTTCTTCATCATCTTCGGCGCCCTGTCCGACAAGGTCGGCCGCAAGTGGATCATCATGGCGGGCTGCCTCATCGCCGCCCTGACCTACTTCCCCATCTTCAAGGCCCTGACCCACTACGCCAACCCGGGCCTCGAGGAGGCGCAGATCGCCAACCCGGTGACCGTGGTGGCCGACCCGGCCGACTGCGCCTTCCAGTTCGACCCCATCGGCAAGAAGACCTTCAAGTCCTCCTGCGACCAGGTGAAGTCGATCCTCGCCAAGAAGGCCATCCCGTACCTGAACGAGGCCGCTCCGGCCGGCACCATCGCCTCGGTGCGCGTCGGCGCCACGGTGGTCCAGAGCTTCAACGGCAACGAGCCGGGCATCGACTACAAGGCCAAGAACGGCGAGCTCGCCAAGGCGCTCACCGAGGCCACCAAGATGTACCCGGCCAAGGCCGACATGAGCCGCGTCAACACGCCCATGGTGATCCTGCTGCTGGTCATCCTGGTCATCTACGTGACCATGGTGTACGCGCCCATCGGCGCCTGGCTGGTCGAGCTCTTCCCGGCTCGCATCCGCTACACCTCGATGTCGCTGCCGTACCACATCGGCAACGGCTGGTTCGGCGGCTTCCTGCCGACCATCGCCTTCGCCCTGGTGGCCGCCACCGGCGACATCTACTACGGCCTCTGGTACCCCATCGTCATCGCGCTCATGACCTTCGTGGTCGGCTCCCTCTTCATGAAGGACACCGACACCCAGGCCTCGATCGCGCACATCGACTGA
- a CDS encoding MFS transporter, translating to MALAWRLRLLYFLYYGAVGSLLPYLAPYLRGLGFSGTEIGAVQLVGPLVGPVAGLAWAAAADRSGQPGRTLGRATALAFLAAALLPFARTPLQVGAVLLLTALGDRAVVPLLDSLTLEQVRLQPGLTYARVRLGGSLGFAALALLLGGVLAARGDRTADPLVPVTVAVLVGGYALAARGLPAAGPRAWPRPGWPEVRALLSDRRLMGLLAACALHWLACAPFHLFFGLLVRERGLPSVVTGLGMGAGVAAEVAALLWFPRLEGRFRLRTLLAVAFAGSALRWFALARAEGAPAVVALQLLHGLTFGLFWGSAVAALVRLIPAPLRSTGQAVFSAVVFGGGNAFGYQLSGIAYDHFGRVGPIFDLAGLIEMVPLLGVLLPRVLGRMRGRTPRV from the coding sequence ATGGCCCTCGCCTGGCGGCTGCGCCTCCTCTACTTCCTCTACTACGGGGCCGTCGGCTCGCTGCTCCCCTACCTGGCGCCCTACCTGCGCGGGCTGGGCTTCAGCGGCACCGAGATCGGCGCGGTCCAGCTGGTGGGCCCGCTGGTGGGGCCGGTGGCCGGGCTCGCCTGGGCCGCCGCCGCCGATCGCAGCGGCCAGCCCGGGCGCACCCTCGGCCGCGCCACCGCGCTGGCCTTCCTGGCTGCCGCCCTGCTGCCCTTCGCCCGCACCCCGCTGCAGGTCGGGGCGGTGCTGCTGCTCACGGCGCTGGGCGACCGGGCGGTGGTGCCGCTCCTCGACTCCCTCACCCTGGAGCAGGTGCGCCTGCAGCCCGGCCTGACCTACGCGCGCGTCCGCCTGGGCGGCTCGCTGGGCTTCGCGGCGCTGGCGCTGCTCCTGGGCGGCGTCCTGGCGGCGCGCGGGGACCGCACCGCCGACCCGCTGGTGCCCGTGACGGTGGCGGTGCTGGTGGGCGGCTACGCCCTGGCCGCCCGCGGGCTGCCCGCCGCCGGGCCACGCGCCTGGCCGCGCCCGGGCTGGCCGGAGGTGCGCGCGCTGCTCTCCGACCGCCGGCTCATGGGCCTGCTGGCCGCCTGCGCCCTGCACTGGCTGGCCTGCGCCCCGTTCCACCTCTTCTTCGGCCTGCTGGTGCGCGAGCGGGGCCTGCCGTCGGTGGTCACCGGCCTGGGCATGGGCGCCGGCGTGGCCGCCGAGGTGGCGGCCCTGCTCTGGTTCCCGCGGCTGGAGGGCCGCTTCCGCCTGCGGACGCTGCTGGCGGTGGCCTTCGCCGGCTCGGCGCTGCGCTGGTTCGCGCTGGCCCGCGCCGAGGGGGCGCCCGCGGTGGTGGCCCTGCAGCTGCTGCACGGCCTCACCTTCGGCCTCTTCTGGGGGAGCGCCGTGGCCGCGCTGGTGCGGCTGATCCCGGCGCCGCTGCGATCCACGGGGCAGGCGGTCTTCAGCGCGGTGGTGTTCGGCGGGGGCAACGCGTTCGGGTACCAGCTCTCGGGCATCGCCTATGACCACTTTGGCCGTGTGGGCCCGATCTTCGACCTCGCGGGGCTCATCGAAATGGTCCCCCTCTTGGGTGTACTTCTTCCGCGGGTACTTGGGCGGATGCGAGGTCGGACCCCGAGGGTGTAA
- a CDS encoding NTP transferase domain-containing protein, producing MVLCAGLGTRLRPLTSLLPKPAVPVCGVPLIRYALGLLAGAGVRRAVVNVHHLPEVMAAAARAAAAELGLELAVSHEPVIAGTGGALREARPLLAAADAVVVVNGDVLFDLDLGGALAAHAASGALATMVLMAMPAGASYAAVELDEGGRVRRIAGRFGPGGQGLTPWHFPGVHVVSQELLARLPAAPFELDVNRHAYPPLMAEGLVRGVIASGYWNDLGQPDRYLQANLDVAAGRVPLGRFGLAAPGAVARWAGDAVVEPGAHVGRQVVLGAGCRVPAGARVERAVLWPGTALAPGEVLEDAVAAGDLRVAAA from the coding sequence ATGGTCCTGTGCGCCGGGCTCGGAACCCGGCTCCGCCCGCTCACCTCCCTCCTCCCCAAGCCCGCCGTCCCGGTGTGCGGCGTGCCGCTGATCCGCTACGCCCTGGGGCTGCTGGCCGGGGCCGGGGTCCGCCGGGCGGTGGTGAACGTCCACCACCTGCCGGAGGTGATGGCGGCCGCGGCGCGCGCCGCCGCCGCGGAGCTGGGGCTGGAGCTCGCGGTGTCGCACGAGCCGGTCATCGCCGGCACCGGCGGGGCGCTGCGGGAGGCGCGGCCGCTGCTGGCCGCTGCCGACGCGGTGGTGGTGGTGAACGGCGACGTGCTCTTCGACCTGGACCTGGGCGGCGCGCTGGCCGCCCACGCCGCCTCCGGGGCGCTGGCCACCATGGTGCTGATGGCCATGCCCGCGGGCGCGAGCTACGCCGCGGTGGAGCTCGACGAGGGCGGGCGGGTGCGGCGCATCGCCGGACGCTTCGGCCCGGGAGGCCAGGGGCTCACCCCCTGGCACTTCCCCGGCGTGCACGTGGTCTCGCAGGAGCTGCTGGCGCGCCTGCCGGCGGCCCCCTTCGAGCTGGACGTGAACCGCCACGCCTACCCGCCGCTCATGGCGGAGGGCCTGGTCCGCGGCGTGATCGCGAGCGGCTACTGGAACGACCTGGGCCAGCCGGACCGGTACCTGCAGGCCAACCTGGACGTGGCGGCCGGCCGGGTGCCGCTCGGGCGGTTCGGCCTGGCCGCGCCCGGGGCGGTGGCGCGGTGGGCCGGCGACGCGGTGGTGGAGCCCGGCGCCCACGTCGGCCGGCAGGTGGTGCTGGGCGCGGGCTGCCGGGTGCCGGCCGGCGCGCGGGTGGAGCGGGCCGTCCTGTGGCCCGGCACGGCGCTCGCCCCCGGCGAGGTGCTGGAGGACGCCGTGGCCGCCGGCGACCTCCGGGTGGCGGCCGCCTGA